A single bacterium DNA region contains:
- the ftsE gene encoding cell division ATP-binding protein FtsE: MVKMFHVTKRYDREYTALNDITLHLPKGQFAFVTGPSGAGKTTLLRLLIREETPTSGQIIVNGRNFATIPDHQIPILRRNIGFVFQDFKLLKRKTVYENVTFVLHVIGISVKIQRRRAYEILKMVGLQHKMHSYPLQLSGGEQQRVAIARALINEPVLLLADEPTGNLDPDLALEIMQIFKRINARGTTVLVATHDKEMIQRIKGRILLLDHGRMVDDVSV; the protein is encoded by the coding sequence GTTTCATGTCACGAAGCGTTATGACCGGGAATACACTGCGCTGAATGACATCACGCTCCATCTCCCGAAAGGACAATTTGCATTTGTCACAGGCCCAAGTGGCGCCGGGAAAACAACCTTGCTGCGGCTGCTCATTCGCGAAGAGACCCCTACCAGCGGTCAGATCATTGTGAACGGTCGAAATTTTGCGACCATACCAGACCATCAAATCCCCATTTTGCGCAGGAACATAGGTTTTGTTTTTCAAGATTTTAAACTGCTCAAAAGAAAAACGGTTTATGAAAATGTGACCTTCGTGCTTCACGTCATCGGGATTTCTGTGAAAATCCAGAGGCGCAGGGCCTACGAGATCCTGAAAATGGTTGGCCTCCAGCACAAAATGCATTCTTACCCATTACAGCTTTCCGGAGGGGAACAACAAAGGGTTGCCATCGCCCGCGCTTTGATCAATGAGCCGGTCCTGCTTCTGGCCGATGAGCCTACAGGCAACCTGGATCCGGATCTCGCTTTGGAGATCATGCAAATCTTCAAGCGAATCAATGCCCGTGGCACTACCGTATTAGTAGCCACGCACGATAAAGAAATGATTCAACGAATCAAAGGAAGAATTCTTCTGCTGGACCACGGCCGTATGGTGGATGACGTATCTGTATGA
- the ftsX gene encoding permease-like cell division protein FtsX produces MRLLYVLRYFLTEAFSNLWSNRLNNFISMAIIVFSLFTFGLFVLTAENLSDMIGRWTENVRINVFLSKGTNRNAAGHLESIIKASRVVANYQFITEEEALRRFQKYYPGMKQLTTDLDTNPFPSSYEITIRKEFQNKGSVQELVALLRNEKLVEDVEYDQEWIDRIQFIIRFVRIVGLFFGGILMFTATFSISNVIKLMVLSRKDEIEIMRLVGATNSFIKGPFLAEGILQGLLGGIAAVVSLYLLYFGIITKVSSLNAPFFTTDLLHFLSTQMVIAVIAGGMVVGFFGSFFSVERLMRI; encoded by the coding sequence ATGAGATTGTTATACGTGCTCCGATACTTCCTGACCGAAGCTTTCAGCAATCTGTGGTCAAACCGGCTTAACAACTTCATTTCGATGGCGATCATCGTTTTCTCGCTGTTCACGTTCGGCCTATTCGTACTTACTGCGGAAAATCTGAGCGACATGATCGGCAGATGGACGGAAAATGTCCGCATCAACGTTTTCCTTAGCAAAGGGACAAACCGAAACGCGGCGGGACATCTGGAATCCATCATCAAAGCCTCCCGTGTCGTTGCCAACTATCAATTCATAACGGAAGAAGAGGCGTTGCGTCGTTTTCAGAAGTACTATCCAGGCATGAAACAGCTCACGACGGATCTGGACACGAATCCATTTCCTTCCTCATACGAGATCACCATACGCAAAGAGTTCCAAAACAAAGGCTCAGTTCAGGAGCTGGTCGCGCTGCTTAGAAATGAGAAGCTGGTGGAGGATGTGGAATACGATCAGGAATGGATCGATAGAATTCAATTCATTATCCGGTTTGTCAGGATTGTTGGTCTTTTCTTCGGTGGAATTCTGATGTTCACGGCCACCTTCTCGATCAGCAATGTCATCAAGCTTATGGTCCTTTCGCGCAAAGATGAGATTGAGATTATGAGACTTGTGGGAGCTACAAATTCTTTTATTAAAGGACCATTCCTCGCGGAGGGAATTCTGCAGGGTTTGCTGGGAGGAATCGCCGCAGTGGTATCGCTTTACTTACTGTATTTTGGGATTATTACAAAAGTCAGCTCATTGAATGCGCCTTTCTTTACGACCGATCTTTTGCATTTCTTGTCCACTCAGATGGTGATTGCAGTCATCGCTGGTGGCATGGTCGTCGGTTTCTTCGGAAGTTTCTTTTCGGTCGAACGCCTCATGAGGATTTGA
- a CDS encoding prepilin peptidase, whose amino-acid sequence MDRALYFDDPFFGPLIQIYIFIIGSIVGSFLNVCIHRIPIDQSVVTPRSRCPKCGTLIPWYHNVPILSYVWLRGKCFQCGNPISPVYPFVEFLTALLFLLLYRYFGISVPFLIYAYFGCSIIILIFVDYYHRLLPAVVTYPAILIGILTSFLNPYIGPGDSLLGVLIGAGILLLVYFFYKFVRKKDGLGEGDIVMLAMVGAFLGWQNVLLVLFLSSLAGSVVGFIFIFFLKKGTDFLYPYGTFIGAAALPAIFWGEYFWNLYIL is encoded by the coding sequence ATGGATAGAGCGCTTTACTTCGACGATCCTTTTTTCGGTCCGCTGATTCAGATTTATATTTTCATCATTGGCTCCATTGTCGGGTCGTTTTTGAATGTTTGCATTCACCGGATTCCTATCGATCAATCGGTTGTAACTCCACGGTCCCGTTGTCCGAAGTGTGGAACTCTGATTCCCTGGTATCACAATGTCCCGATACTCAGTTATGTCTGGTTACGCGGAAAATGTTTCCAATGCGGTAATCCGATCTCGCCGGTTTACCCGTTCGTTGAATTTCTAACGGCTCTCCTTTTTTTGCTTCTCTACCGCTATTTTGGAATTTCCGTTCCGTTCTTGATTTATGCGTATTTCGGTTGCAGCATCATCATTCTGATTTTTGTCGATTATTACCACCGGCTTTTGCCGGCAGTCGTGACGTATCCCGCGATATTGATTGGAATTCTGACTTCTTTTCTGAATCCTTACATAGGACCAGGAGACTCCCTGCTGGGTGTTTTGATTGGAGCAGGCATTTTGCTTCTGGTTTATTTCTTCTACAAATTCGTTCGCAAGAAAGATGGACTCGGTGAAGGGGACATTGTGATGCTGGCGATGGTGGGAGCTTTTTTGGGCTGGCAGAATGTTCTGCTGGTGTTGTTTCTTTCCTCCCTGGCGGGGAGCGTTGTGGGATTCATTTTCATTTTCTTTCTGAAAAAAGGAACGGATTTCCTTTATCCCTACGGAACGTTCATCGGAGCTGCGGCTTTACCCGCTATCTTCTGGGGCGAATACTTTTGGAATCTCTACATCCTTTAG